From Solanum stenotomum isolate F172 chromosome 2, ASM1918654v1, whole genome shotgun sequence:
CAGCTACGGATTGGTGCATTTATAGGTTGATATAGAATGTCCAAACTATCTCAAGCGatcttcttgcattttatcCACTTCTCTTCGGGCAAATGTGATCATTTCTAATCCCTAtgcttgaaaatattaattttaaaaaatactatacTTTATACTTATTTAGAAAAATACCTAATAGCTATGTAGGTTGAAGGTATATAACTTACATGATATATTTGTGTACTAGTATTCTACCAACTACCTTCAGGATATACAATTTACACGTTATATATACAATAGTATGATTCAACTATTTATATGTACCTTTCTCCATTGATGTCAATCAGCTCTGCTCATGATTTTATACCGTATGCTACTAATATACAATTTACTGCAACAGGataatataacaatatatataatcCTTCTAGGAGAGGGGTATTCTAACAAACCTTtctaattatttcattttagtAACTAAGAGTTTGTATTAAGAAATTCATTGAATATGTACAAATTGTTAATATAGATCTTATTTATAATCAGAATTTCGACCCCGTAAACTTTAAATTAACTAGATATTGGTGGATAAATAATCTTTTACCTACGTAGGTATTTGtgtaaaaaaatctttataaaaaaactCAAGGTACGTATCTTCTTTACATGTGGAATGAAAACAAGTCACAACATCCAAAATAAAGGATAACAAAAGTAGGAAATAAAGGCTGTAAACgtctcaaatttcaaattcaaaagggtacaaatttgaaacataaagatactcccaaaaaaaattaaaagttggaTCTTTCACGAAGATCACGAGAATTCTGAAATTTCATCTATTACCTCTGTATCAAAATAAGGGGAAAAACGGTTGGTCCATATTGACTTGTcatgctttttaaaaaaaatttaattagaaatatattttactaaattaattttgttgatAATATTTTGGGACTATAAATTTGACTAATACTATGTTTGGTTCAGTTTACTCACTTTATATCATTATTTCATACTTTCTCTAGTCTAATaataagtgaattgttgggTATGACATGCCCCTTAAGAAAATAATCATGATATAATTCAAAGACTATTTTTCACTATTACTCTTGATTATTCCCGTAAAGTAATTAAGATCTCATTGAATTAAAGAATAAGTTCCAACAATTCTCTTGAACTTTaataattcacttattttgaattataaaaaCAGTCACAACAATTTACTTTATATAAACTAGAGGAAATACTAAGGttaatatgagaaaaataatagaactctcttaatttgctaaaatagacaaataaaatgaaatagagggagtagctccttaatataaaaatatagtagGAAACAATTACAACAATCCTTTGGTCTTGAATTCTTAAAACAACGCCTTTAATTTGAGATACTTTTCTTTTGCTAAGAAAACACTTATTTTAAGACAAATGAGTACTTATATCATCATTGGATACCcatatatttttcacttttctatgagaaaaaataacaaaccaGAAAAGAGACTACAAGCTGCAAATGTATACAACTAAGTACTTCTGAAAATGAACCCAATGAATTCAACAAATGTATTCTTTAATTCTGAAGCTATTTGGGCTTTTTACATAAAATGATTTGAATCTCTATCAAATACTACCAAACATCATCTCTAGAATACTAGACTAGTAAATTGAACCAATAACTTCACAATCTATTCAATGGTTCTAAGCCAAAACATCTACCAATTTCTGACTGTGCTACAAAAATTTGTCAAACTTTATCTTACTACCAACTAGTAAATTCTTGCATAGGACTGCaaaaattactaaaacaaaGTAATGTCCTCCACGCCCTTAAAGCACCGTTGGCCAGCCATCCAAGTTGAGCAAAACCAAGAACACAGTCCATTCGTTCTGGGAACCATTGGTACTCTCTAAGCTATATGTCCAAGCAGAAGCATAATTCATAACTGTCTTGTATCTTCAAAGAATGAAGCTGGTATTTCCACGAGGGAGGTCAACGTTGACACACATTTGAACTGTAACAAGTAAATGACAAGTCAAGTTAAATAGCTGAATAAATCAAGAATCTACAACAAAATAATCACACTGATCAACTTAGTTTAATACCTTATGTTGCTTATATTTGTCCCTCACAGCAACCAAAGAACCACCACGTCTACTTAATTGCAAGTCGTGTAGGATAAGAACACATTCTTTCAAGTCTGATGCTTTATATCCCGAATATCGTTGAAGAGCTGCACTCCATGGATGTGCATTTGGTTGTAGTGTAAACCTTGAAAGGAACATAACAGAAGCAGCCACCAAAGAAGGTAAGAATTTCACACAGCTATAATCCATTATGCTTAACTCTGATAGGTAATAGCCCAAGAACTCCAACTGCAAATTGGGGGTTTTATATTCTTCTTGAGCAATCCCGGTAAATCTTCTGAGAAATGTTTTCACAGTGGGATTCCCCATCTCAAATTGGAGCGAGTTTAGCACATCAGTCTCCATCTTCACAACCTCTTCCTTCGTATATGTATTGTCCGTAATGTAACAAAAATCTTCAACATGTGGTGGACTAATCTCCTCATACTTCCTGTATATCACCAGATCAGAATACACTCATTAGCAAAATCATATACATAGCCAAATTTCTCAGGGGATTCAATTCAATGTCAAACTAAGATACTTACGCAGCAATAAGCATCGAGGAAACACCTAAAAGCTGAAGTTTTTGCCTGGTGATGACATTTGTGGATAAGAATCGGTCGAGGTAGGAAACAGTAAGGTATAATGTGTCTGAAAGTAGCTTGTATTCCTCTGAAACTTCCACCAGCCAATCAACCAATATTCCTCTCATGGCTGCACTCACATCCTTTTGAACTTTCTCTAAGTAATCAGGCAAAGGTCTCCTCTTTTCATCAATCTgaacacaaaaatcaatagCTTTGTCAAACCTCAAGCAGCTAACACCATTATTATAGACCTTAAACTCAGATCCAATAATTCATAACAGTAAGCACAATTGAATTTCCAGTATCCCaactttaatttaaacaaattcaATCGCAAAATaagtcaacaacaacatacccagcgTAATCACACAAGACATAAGAAACAAAAATCAAGTTCCACAAACAAATAACCATAGCAACAACTACAACATTTAAATCTCAAATTAGTCATCTTGGCTATGTAAATCCCCAGTATCTATTTCACTCCATTTGAACCAATTACATTCAAATACTGTACACttttttaaataagtaaaatatttagGTGTTTGGGAGGAGATTACAAGATGGGGAATCGAATGTTCACTAACAAGGTGAAAATTCAAGTACCCAACAAATTAAACTACTAAGATTCTCTAATTCAAATAGTATGTACAATGGagcaaattaaaagaataaacGAACCTCCATTTTACGAAGGTAATCATATATATCAGAAACATAAGTTGTACACATCTGAGGgtcatcaacatcatcatcaataGCACTCACTTCTTTCTCATCAACAGTCTTACAAGTCACAACCCTTTTCACCTTCTTCTTAGATTTGAGTTTCTGAATTTTACTCTCTAAACCCTTAATCTGTTTCAAACCCACAATAGAAAAATTCTGAATCTCACCCAAAACAACCCTCTTCTTACTCGACCTTCGTTGTTCTTGTGGAGCCATACCCTCTGCTGCCCTTTTCTTTGCTAAACGCGTAACTCTACCACAATTTTCTGAATCCGCCATTAATGCACCTCTCCCTTTTCCTCGCTCTTTCTCTTTCAGTTACaagaaagaaacaagaaaaagaagagcaaAGAGTTGAGAGATTGAAGGAAAATGAGAggtttataatatatatatatatatatatatagcgcCAAATGTTAGAGTTGAATTTTTTCGAAAAATTTAGAGTGAGCGGGCGGGCGCAGGCGTTTTTTTGAAGTTATTTTGGGAAAATGAGATTTGGAGGGTGATGACAAAAGTTAAAACAAAGAAGCAAAGTgttctttttttggttaaataCAGAGTTGTTTCAGCTTTTTGGGGCCAAACTGTTTTGAAATTCGAAGTTGGTAAAATTTGgctaattttcatttttccctCCCACCCGCTCCCGACTTATATATATTCGCAGACTTGGTTTTGACTTCTTTTGTCACTTTTGTTAGGAAacgttttatttttaatatgaaattttttcgcgcaaaatttaaatttaattggattttaatGTGAATATCGAATATATACATTTGTCGTATAATAAATGATGTAAATTTATCCATTTTATTATCATATTAACTTTAAAGAATCTTAAAATTGATTTGTGTCACGTGATTTTAATATATTGCCTCACTTGTTTTAGCTTTCCTTATCCGACTTAACTAAAGAAATTTCGGATTCGATTCAAACTCATTTTATGATCGAGTAAAAGAGGATTGAATTAAGGGTTTAGAGAGGGTAAAAAATCAGATGAGATAATGTACCCACGTGAcagtttttaaattaaaaaattaattttgggattttttaaattagtaaatatatGTCTGTTACGCAAATGGtatatatgcattatttttttaacgaaGATATATCTATTCTAAAtcacaaaattgaaatattgaTTTTCCTCTTTTCCCTTTAATCTTTAGTTGATAAAATAATGTGAGTTTGGTTCCTTCATAGTAGATGTTTTGATTACAATTATCTCTTTATAACAATTATTCTTCGTATTTAGTAGCCAAGCAAggatttttatcaaaataaataaaaaatattaagaaaattcaatatttactatatatttataaaaaaatcaagtaaaattTTCAGCAGGTAATatgattttttacttttattactataaagataaaaataataattgtaacactaatttttcatattatgctaaattgtatattttttctataacattttttttgtcGCATTCAAATATAGTTTAGATAAACCAACATTGTTATAAAAAGATGTGGcagtatataaaaaaatatatgtaatatttGAACTGTTTTTACAACAATATtacatttaataattttgataaattttttaatattcacaAGCAAATTATATTACAtacattaaataattttgataaatttctgAATATTCACGACCAAAGAGacatcttttaattaattaaaaataaatattgtatcgGAAAAGCTAGTTGTTCCCTGCTCTCTTTCCTTTCACTTTTACTTCTTATATTTGGACTGGACACTCATTAAGAAAACATAATTAACACGAGTATTTCACTACACTATctctattaattgatatttagtattagatcttgaaaaataatttgaagaataaataattaatgttaagggtaaaacatggaaaaattaataattttttcttgatatgttaaaagtgaTACGTTGAATAGCCACGGTGGGTTTccctttgtcaaaaaaaaaaaagacaagtaAAATTGGAAATGACCTAATGATTTAGGCATGCGATTTCCATGTTGatggtctcaagttcaaaactcCTTACTACCGAAATCAAATAATTTACCTTTTAGATCAAGCTCATCGTATATTTCCAAGCACAATGCCTAACTTATACAACTGTCTTGTATATTCAAAGAATGAAATAGGTATTTCCACATGAGAGGTCAACATTGACACGCATTTGAACTGTAACAAGTAAATGATAAGTCAAGTTAAATAGCTGAATTAATCAAGAATCTACAGAAAAATTACCAATGATAAACTTGGACTAATTATACCTTATGCTGCTGCTTATATTTGTCCCTCACAGCCACTAAAGAACCACCACTCCTACTTGATTGCAAGTCATAAGAATCTACCGCTTATATTTTTGTgataaggtttaatttctttttaaagatacgatttttttttatataaagtaaGAAAATCCTAACTTGTTA
This genomic window contains:
- the LOC125857145 gene encoding putative cyclin-A3-1, translating into MADSENCGRVTRLAKKRAAEGMAPQEQRRSSKKRVVLGEIQNFSIVGLKQIKGLESKIQKLKSKKKVKRVVTCKTVDEKEVSAIDDDVDDPQMCTTYVSDIYDYLRKMEIDEKRRPLPDYLEKVQKDVSAAMRGILVDWLVEVSEEYKLLSDTLYLTVSYLDRFLSTNVITRQKLQLLGVSSMLIAAKYEEISPPHVEDFCYITDNTYTKEEVVKMETDVLNSLQFEMGNPTVKTFLRRFTGIAQEEYKTPNLQLEFLGYYLSELSIMDYSCVKFLPSLVAASVMFLSRFTLQPNAHPWSAALQRYSGYKASDLKECVLILHDLQLSRRGGSLVAVRDKYKQHKFKCVSTLTSLVEIPASFFEDTRQL